TCCCCCAGCCACTCCATTTGAAGCTAATCTACTATCCGTTCGAAGAAACCAACTCAGCATTTCATGCTTTGTGTTCGAAATTGTTCTGTGAATCCGGAGAATGCTCGCAGGGTAATTTCGTTGCGATTTTTCGGgtgttttgtgtgtgtgtgtgttctgAGAATGTTCCACTGAAGTTAATGCTGTTTTTTCCTCTGAATTTTCTTTCGTTGTGGTTTTCTAATTTGTTTGCTGTTATATTCTGGTTCAAATTTAGAGGTGAAATTGGAGAGTTTGTTCCAGGGACTGTTTAAATGAGGGTTTAATAATTCTTGGTTTCCACATAGGTTTCAAAACGAAATGGATTGGATTAAAATCCGTAGTTAGgctaataaatttataatttttattttgctctGAAATTCTGAATTATAATTCTTAAAATGATGACTTACAAGCCAAGGATTCCAGGCCGAATTCTTCAACTCGAAAACAACCTAAAGTTACATTTGGGTAGGTGGATTGAAATGActgaatttcaaattcaaagaAGTTAGTTCGGTATTCTTTTTTTCCACCCTCTGTTCTAGTGtatttttgtaaacattttaAAGGATAGATTTTCGAATGGTTTGATTCGAACTCCTGCTTCAAATTCAAAAACACCCAACCATACGCAGCTTAAGGGAGCATTTAACTCCTTGCTCACtattatgtttttgaggttACTCGGTCGCTTCTATCTATCCTTTTCATTATTCAGGAGTTTGGCAGTTTGTGTCCCTAATCAACTCTTGCATGCTGCAGTTGGTGGCAGCAGTCAAAGTAAAGCTTGAGAAAGAATATAGTAGTCTTCCAGTGGGCAAAAATGGAAGAGATGATGAAGAGATGATTCTTTGGTTTCTGAAGGACCGACGGTTTTCTGTGGAAGACGCTGTCTCCAAATTGACCAAAGCAATTGTAATTCTTATTCGTAGTCTCTGTTATCCTGATACATTCAAGTCCAATCTCCTTGCTTGATGGATGTCAAACCCTGGAAGCTTGTTCCCGTTTCCTCTGTTTCTTTTCTATCCCAAACCTGGATGCCAAAATTTTCCCGTTGCTCACGAAGATCTTTTTTTGTTgctaaaataagaaaataaataaaaaattcccCGCGCATACAGTTTCTGTGAGACCCCCTTACTTTTTCATGCTTATAGAGATTATTCTTTGTTGATTCATGTACAATGTGAAACTTCATAAACAGAAATGGCGGCATGAATTTGGTGTATCTGAATTGTCGGAAAAATCGTTGAAGAGGGTAGTGGAATCTGGAAAAGCTTACGTGCATGATTATCTTGACGTTTATGACAGACCAGTGCTAATAGTAGATGTCTCCAAACATTTTCCAGGGGTAAATCTATTGCATGAACTGCCTAATACTTATTTTTACTCTCAACCCATTGTTTCTGTGACTGTTTGTTATTCGAAAAAGTAAAAGGAGCCATATAAATTGTTTTTAAGAAGTTGAAGCCCTTTTTCTGATAGAAAACCTCCTTTTGGCCGCATAACTGAGTATTGGATTCACTCTTTTAAATGCTTTTTTTAGTACGGGTAGGTAAACCTCATTATTTGTATTATATTCGACTTAttagtaaaatattttatgtgaaAACTCTGGCATATACTTTAAGTGAATTTAACTTATACCTCCTTGTTTATCAGTCAACACAAACTTTAAACCCATTCTGAAATTGAATGGACTACTCAAGTTGCCATGGGCCAATAGGTTTATATGTCATTACACATTAGCATAGATGTGAAACAAATTAAATGTTTTTGACACACAAGTCCTttaaaaaaatgtcattatCAGATGAGAATATGTAGTTTTCATGCTTAGTTAATTTGATATTCATCATATACATTGACACAGAAGCAGGACGTGATCGAAGATCAACAGCTCTGTGTATATATGATTGAGAAGGCACTAAGCAAATTTCCAGACGGAAAGCAGGAAATACTTGGCATTATTGATCTCCGAGAATTCAGGACACAAAATGTTGATATTAATTTCATAGCATTTGTGGTAAATGCCTATATATATAGTGTTTTGCAATCTTTCTAACTGCGCCTTATTTTGTGGTTTAGGTCTGAATAATTTTCCAGTTTGTTGTTACTGTGTCTTGAAGCAGGGTTTTCACTGCTGGGTTACCAATTTGCTTCATATGCCTTGTGGCCaaaaacaatattttgtttGCTGGGTCTGAACCAATTTCTAAATGTTCTCACTATCTGGGTAAATAGTTTGCCTCATGGTACCTATCTGCGACGAAATGATAAAATGGAAAAGAAATGGTGTTTCCCATGTCACGTTTGTaaaaccttttcctttttcagGAACTATAAACATTCAGAGTAGTCTCACATCTTCCAACTGCTGATTAGCGAACTGCATTaatataaattattcaactttatTGACCGTGTATTTGTTGACGACATCCTAGCTCTTTCAGCAtcattcttcttcatatattttCTTTTGGTCATTGCCACGGATATATATTTGGTGTGGAGTTGTGTACCAAGTATTTTGACTCTTTCCTGGCTTGTTTCTTTTACTTTTTCCCATTCTCGTTAAAGGTTATTAATTCTTGTGGAAGTGGAACACGAGGGATGAAATATCTTACAAATACCTGTCCACGTGCAGTTTGACGCATTCTACTGCTATTATCCGAAGCGATTAGGTCAAGTTCTTTTCGTGGATGCTCCGTTTATATTTAAACCAGTTTGGCAGCTGATTAAGCCTTTGTTAAAATCTTATGCATCTTTGGTGAGCATCTCTTATGATACTTCAGCTTTTATGTTCTT
The sequence above is a segment of the Primulina tabacum isolate GXHZ01 chromosome 6, ASM2559414v2, whole genome shotgun sequence genome. Coding sequences within it:
- the LOC142549107 gene encoding uncharacterized protein LOC142549107 isoform X2, which produces MLCVRNCSVNPENARRLVAAVKVKLEKEYSSLPVGKNGRDDEEMILWFLKDRRFSVEDAVSKLTKAIKQDVIEDQQLCVYMIEKALSKFPDGKQEILGIIDLREFRTQNVDINFIAFVFDAFYCYYPKRLGQVLFVDAPFIFKPVWQLIKPLLKSYASLVKFCSADDVRKEYFAADKVPANFRD
- the LOC142549107 gene encoding uncharacterized protein LOC142549107 isoform X1, whose amino-acid sequence is MLCVRNCSVNPENARRLVAAVKVKLEKEYSSLPVGKNGRDDEEMILWFLKDRRFSVEDAVSKLTKAIKWRHEFGVSELSEKSLKRVVESGKAYVHDYLDVYDRPVLIVDVSKHFPGKQDVIEDQQLCVYMIEKALSKFPDGKQEILGIIDLREFRTQNVDINFIAFVFDAFYCYYPKRLGQVLFVDAPFIFKPVWQLIKPLLKSYASLVKFCSADDVRKEYFAADKVPANFRD